A part of Tardiphaga sp. vice304 genomic DNA contains:
- a CDS encoding prephenate/arogenate dehydrogenase family protein — protein MTAQPPFRRIALIGLGLIGSSLARGIQQLGLAGELVATDASASVRARAVEIKLADRIADDNASAIKDADLVIACVPVGVSGAVAESIGPHLMKGAIVSDVGSVKSSVLKAMAAHLPDHVHFIPGHPVAGTENSGPDSGFAELFSNRWCILTPPDGADAAAVEKLEQFWSALGANVEIMDAERHDLVLAVTSHLPHLIAYTIVGTADELEDVTRSEVLKFSAGGFRDFTRIAASDPTMWRDVFLANKDGVLEMLGAFQEDLSKLTRAIRRGDGEALFEHFTRTRAIRRGIVSIGQDEAAADFGRKHTALKKAE, from the coding sequence GTGACTGCTCAGCCGCCTTTCAGGCGCATCGCGCTGATCGGGCTTGGACTGATCGGCTCGTCGCTGGCGCGCGGCATCCAGCAGCTTGGTCTGGCCGGCGAGTTGGTGGCGACCGATGCGTCCGCTTCGGTGCGGGCGCGTGCGGTCGAGATCAAGCTCGCCGACCGCATCGCGGACGACAATGCCAGCGCGATCAAGGACGCCGATCTGGTGATCGCCTGCGTGCCGGTCGGCGTGTCCGGCGCGGTCGCGGAGAGCATCGGGCCGCATCTGATGAAGGGGGCAATCGTCTCCGACGTCGGTTCGGTGAAGTCATCGGTGCTGAAGGCAATGGCCGCGCATTTGCCGGATCACGTGCACTTCATCCCCGGCCATCCCGTCGCCGGCACCGAGAATTCCGGGCCGGATTCCGGCTTCGCCGAATTGTTCAGCAACCGCTGGTGCATTCTCACGCCGCCGGACGGCGCCGACGCCGCGGCGGTCGAAAAGCTGGAGCAGTTCTGGAGCGCACTCGGCGCCAATGTCGAGATCATGGACGCCGAGCGCCATGACCTCGTGCTGGCCGTCACCAGCCACCTGCCCCATCTGATCGCCTATACGATCGTCGGCACAGCCGACGAGCTCGAGGACGTCACCCGCTCGGAAGTGTTGAAATTCTCCGCCGGCGGCTTCCGCGATTTCACCCGCATCGCGGCGTCCGATCCGACGATGTGGCGCGACGTGTTTCTCGCCAACAAGGACGGCGTACTGGAAATGCTCGGCGCGTTTCAGGAGGACCTGTCGAAGCTGACCCGCGCGATCCGCCGCGGCGACGGCGAGGCCTTGTTCGAGCACTTCACGCGCACCCGCGCGATCCGCCGCGGCATCGTCAGCATCGGCCAGGACGAAGCGGCGGCGGATTTCGGACGCAAGCATACGGCGCTGAAGAAGGCGGAGTAG
- the hisC gene encoding histidinol-phosphate transaminase has product MSRPVPKAGILDIAPYTPGKSPVVEAGRKTYKLSSNETPFGPSPRAKEAVAATAAHLEDYPEGTSKVLREAIGRRYSLDPARIICGAGSDELLNLIAHTYLGPGDEAIHTTHGFLVYPIATSANGATNVIAAETDFTCNVDAILAAVSPRTKLVWLANPNNPTGTFLPYDEVKRLHAGLPSHVILVLDAAYADYVCRPDYDSGLELASTTENTVVSYTFSKVHGLAALRIGWMYGPAHIIDAMNRIRGPFNVSAPAMLGAVAAIEDTAHVEMSQAFTVKWRNWLTEEVSKLGIKVTPSVANFILMHFPDTPGKTALEADAYLTHRGLVLRSVASYGLPNALRMTIGTEEANRFFIETFRAFMTANTPETK; this is encoded by the coding sequence ATGTCCCGTCCCGTGCCGAAAGCCGGCATTCTCGATATTGCGCCCTACACCCCCGGCAAGAGCCCGGTGGTCGAAGCCGGCCGCAAGACCTACAAGCTGTCTTCCAACGAGACCCCGTTCGGCCCCTCGCCGCGCGCCAAGGAGGCTGTGGCCGCGACCGCCGCGCATCTCGAGGATTATCCGGAAGGCACGTCGAAGGTACTGCGCGAAGCGATCGGCCGCCGTTACAGCCTCGATCCCGCGCGCATCATCTGCGGCGCCGGTTCCGACGAGTTGCTGAACCTGATCGCCCACACCTATCTCGGCCCCGGCGACGAGGCGATCCACACCACGCATGGCTTTCTGGTCTACCCGATCGCCACCTCGGCGAACGGCGCCACCAATGTGATCGCGGCGGAAACCGACTTCACCTGCAACGTCGACGCAATCCTGGCCGCGGTGAGCCCGCGCACCAAGCTGGTGTGGCTGGCCAATCCGAACAACCCGACCGGCACTTTTCTGCCCTATGACGAGGTCAAGCGGCTGCATGCCGGCCTGCCCTCGCATGTCATTCTGGTGCTGGACGCGGCCTATGCCGACTACGTCTGCCGTCCCGACTACGACAGCGGCTTGGAGCTGGCGAGCACGACCGAGAACACCGTGGTGTCCTACACCTTCTCCAAGGTGCACGGCCTCGCAGCCTTGCGGATTGGCTGGATGTATGGCCCGGCCCACATCATCGACGCGATGAACCGCATCCGCGGGCCGTTCAACGTCTCGGCGCCGGCGATGCTCGGCGCGGTGGCGGCGATCGAGGACACCGCACATGTCGAGATGTCTCAGGCCTTCACCGTGAAGTGGCGCAACTGGCTGACCGAGGAAGTCAGCAAACTCGGAATCAAGGTGACGCCCAGCGTGGCGAACTTCATCCTGATGCATTTCCCGGATACGCCGGGCAAGACCGCGCTGGAAGCCGACGCCTACCTGACCCATCGCGGCCTGGTGCTGCGCTCGGTCGCCAGCTACGGCCTGCCCAACGCGCTGCGCATGACGATCGGCACCGAGGAAGCCAACCGCTTCTTCATCGAAACGTTCCGCGCCTTCATGACGGCCAATACGCCGGAGACGAAGTGA
- a CDS encoding chorismate mutase: MSTKPPAPPSLEVLRQEIDSIDAQVHSLLMQRGDIIDRLISVKQTQEVGSAFRPAREADMMRRLVQRHRGILPIDTVESIWRVIISTFTYVQAPFSVHADLSLGEPAMRDSARFHFGFTVPYVAHFSAQAAVEAVAKSKGDLALVSATSSRTPWWLELEPQGMPKIIARLPFIERADHPAALPVFVVSRVADSAMVTEVEMWSVRVSGWNAETARALSPLAEIVAVPDTAFDGAALLISITSATSLEHIKAALIAAGASVRSSALVGSHATRYTVPG; this comes from the coding sequence ATGTCCACCAAGCCACCTGCCCCGCCGTCGCTGGAAGTGCTCCGCCAGGAGATCGACAGCATCGACGCGCAGGTCCATTCGCTCTTGATGCAGCGCGGCGACATCATCGACCGGCTGATCTCGGTGAAGCAGACCCAGGAGGTGGGCTCCGCGTTCCGCCCGGCGCGCGAGGCCGACATGATGCGCAGGCTGGTACAGCGCCACCGCGGCATCCTGCCGATCGACACCGTTGAGAGCATCTGGCGGGTCATCATTTCCACTTTCACGTATGTGCAGGCGCCGTTCTCGGTGCATGCCGACCTGTCGCTCGGCGAGCCGGCGATGCGGGATTCCGCGCGCTTCCACTTCGGCTTTACGGTGCCCTATGTGGCGCATTTCAGCGCCCAGGCCGCCGTCGAGGCCGTCGCCAAGTCCAAAGGCGACCTGGCGCTGGTGTCGGCGACGTCGAGCCGGACGCCGTGGTGGCTTGAGTTGGAGCCGCAGGGCATGCCGAAAATCATCGCCCGGCTGCCGTTCATCGAGCGCGCCGACCATCCCGCCGCGCTGCCGGTGTTCGTGGTGTCGCGCGTTGCCGACAGCGCGATGGTGACAGAGGTCGAGATGTGGAGCGTGCGGGTGTCCGGCTGGAACGCCGAGACCGCGCGCGCGCTGTCGCCGCTGGCCGAGATCGTGGCAGTGCCCGATACCGCGTTCGACGGCGCGGCACTGCTGATCTCGATCACGTCCGCCACCAGCCTGGAGCATATCAAGGCCGCGTTGATCGCGGCCGGCGCCTCGGTGCGCTCCTCTGCCCTCGTCGGCAGCCACGCAACCCGCTATACCGTGCCCGGCTAG
- the metX gene encoding homoserine O-acetyltransferase MetX: protein MVTIQSVKGPVKADERGQEADHPTSQVALFGADQPLRLDCGIDLAPFQIAYQAYGTLNADKSNAILVCHALTGDQHVFNTHPVTGKPGWWQTLVGPGKALDTDRYFIICSNVLGGCMGSTGPASTNPATGKVWGLDFPVITIPDMVRAQAMLIDRLGIDQLFSVVGGSMGGMQTLQWTAAYPDRVFSALAVACSTRHSAQNIAFHELGRQAVMADPDWRGGRYFEEGVHPHRGLGVARMAAHITYLSDAALHRKFGRRMQDRDLPTFSFDADFQVESYLRYQGSSFVERFDANSYLYLTRAMDYFDIAADHDGVLAEAFRDTKTRFCLMSFTSDWLFPTSESRNVVHALNAGGVRVSFAEIETDRGHDAFLLDVPEFLEIARAFLDSAASVRGLVEK, encoded by the coding sequence ATGGTCACGATCCAATCGGTAAAAGGCCCGGTCAAGGCCGACGAACGCGGGCAGGAGGCGGACCATCCGACCTCGCAGGTCGCGCTGTTCGGCGCCGACCAGCCGCTGCGGCTGGATTGCGGCATCGATCTCGCCCCGTTCCAGATCGCCTACCAGGCCTACGGCACGCTGAATGCCGACAAGTCCAACGCCATTCTGGTCTGCCATGCTTTGACCGGCGATCAGCACGTCTTCAATACCCATCCGGTGACCGGCAAGCCCGGCTGGTGGCAGACCCTGGTCGGCCCCGGCAAGGCGCTCGATACCGACCGCTACTTCATCATCTGCTCCAACGTGCTCGGTGGCTGCATGGGGTCGACCGGCCCCGCCTCGACCAACCCCGCCACCGGCAAGGTGTGGGGGCTGGATTTCCCGGTCATCACCATCCCCGACATGGTGCGCGCGCAGGCGATGCTGATCGATCGGCTCGGTATCGATCAATTGTTCAGCGTGGTCGGCGGCTCGATGGGCGGCATGCAGACGCTGCAATGGACCGCGGCCTATCCTGACCGCGTGTTCTCCGCGCTGGCGGTCGCCTGCAGCACGCGGCATTCGGCGCAGAACATCGCGTTTCACGAACTCGGCCGCCAGGCGGTGATGGCCGATCCCGACTGGCGCGGCGGCCGCTATTTCGAGGAGGGCGTGCATCCGCATCGCGGCCTCGGCGTCGCACGGATGGCCGCGCACATCACTTATCTCTCCGACGCCGCGTTGCATCGCAAGTTCGGCCGCCGCATGCAGGACAGGGATCTGCCGACCTTCTCGTTCGATGCCGATTTCCAGGTCGAGAGCTATCTGCGTTACCAGGGCTCGTCGTTCGTCGAGCGCTTCGACGCCAACTCCTATCTATATCTCACCCGAGCGATGGACTACTTCGACATCGCCGCCGATCATGACGGCGTGCTCGCGGAAGCGTTTCGCGATACCAAGACGCGGTTCTGCCTGATGTCCTTCACATCCGACTGGCTGTTTCCGACCTCGGAATCGCGCAACGTCGTGCATGCGCTGAACGCCGGCGGCGTCCGGGTCTCGTTCGCGGAAATCGAAACCGACAGGGGGCACGACGCCTTCCTGCTCGACGTGCCGGAATTCCTCGAGATCGCCCGTGCCTTCCTGGATTCCGCGGCCTCGGTGCGTGGCCTGGTGGAGAAGTAG
- the metW gene encoding methionine biosynthesis protein MetW produces MSVLQEGLPLLTPTTSNEVIYRGDHLLVAGMIPSGSKVLDVGCGDGDLLQLLETRGIDGRGIELSREGVNHCVRKGLAVVQGDADTDLDNYPDDSFDYVILSQTLQATRQPRVVLENLLRIGRRAIVSFPNFGFWKMRLQLLVGGHMPRTENLPATWYDTPNIHFCTIKDFVQLCDETNVKMERAVALDLNGRPLRLNAPWWFWNMFGEQGVFLLSRAGKIR; encoded by the coding sequence ATGTCCGTTCTGCAAGAGGGCCTGCCGCTGCTGACGCCGACGACGAGCAACGAAGTAATCTACCGCGGCGATCACCTGCTGGTTGCCGGCATGATACCGAGCGGCTCGAAAGTGCTCGACGTTGGCTGCGGTGACGGCGATCTGCTGCAACTGCTGGAGACGCGCGGCATCGATGGCCGCGGCATCGAATTGTCGCGCGAGGGCGTCAATCACTGCGTCCGCAAGGGCCTCGCGGTGGTGCAGGGCGACGCCGACACCGACCTCGACAACTATCCCGACGATTCCTTCGACTATGTGATCCTGTCGCAAACCCTGCAGGCCACACGACAGCCGCGCGTGGTGCTGGAAAATCTGCTGCGTATCGGCCGCCGCGCGATCGTCTCGTTTCCGAATTTCGGTTTCTGGAAGATGCGGTTGCAGTTGCTGGTCGGCGGCCACATGCCGCGCACCGAGAACCTGCCGGCGACGTGGTATGACACGCCGAATATCCACTTCTGCACCATCAAGGACTTCGTCCAGCTATGCGACGAGACCAACGTCAAGATGGAGCGCGCCGTGGCGCTCGATCTCAACGGCCGGCCGTTGCGGCTGAACGCGCCGTGGTGGTTCTGGAACATGTTCGGCGAACAGGGCGTCTTCCTGCTCAGCCGCGCGGGCAAGATTCGTTAA